From Thermoflavifilum aggregans, a single genomic window includes:
- the gltX gene encoding glutamate--tRNA ligase has translation MSSREIRVRFAPSPTGGLHLGGVRTALYNFLFARKHQGKFILRIEDTDQTRFVPGAEEYIIRCLEWCGLKPDEGPHMGGPFGPYRQSERKNTYAQYAHQLVEQGHAYYAFDTPEELEAKRRQQPNFQYDATTRGQMKNSLTLAANEVRTYLNEGRPYVIRIRMPENKTIRIHDLIRGEVEFDTSQVDDKVLLKADGMPTYHLAVVVDDYLMQISHVFRGEEWLPSTPVHVLLWEYLFGKEHMPEWAHLPLILRPDGHGKLSKRDGDRLGFPVYAMDWTDPFTHETTRGFREMGFLPEAFVNMLALLGWNDGSGQEIFTLDELIDRFSIERIHKAGARFDFEKAKWFNHEWIKRLPVKHYLEEIKTFFKQQHIPLPDDEKLIRALDLIKERCTLLGDFTEQGKFFFVAPETYDLSAIQKKWSSGMQAAFEEWEKALAQVEPWVAENIEHALISAAESRGLKKNDMLLPLRIMLVGGKFGPPVFQIAELLGKAETRQRIRKALEALSRHG, from the coding sequence ATGAGTTCCCGTGAAATACGCGTACGCTTTGCTCCCAGCCCTACCGGCGGTTTGCATCTGGGTGGGGTCAGAACAGCGTTGTATAATTTCCTATTTGCTCGCAAGCATCAAGGGAAATTTATTCTGCGTATTGAAGATACGGATCAGACACGCTTTGTGCCCGGTGCCGAAGAATATATCATCCGTTGCCTGGAGTGGTGTGGATTGAAGCCGGATGAAGGCCCGCATATGGGTGGTCCGTTTGGCCCTTACCGGCAGAGCGAACGCAAAAATACATATGCCCAATATGCCCATCAGCTGGTGGAACAAGGACATGCCTATTATGCCTTCGACACGCCGGAAGAGCTGGAAGCCAAACGCCGGCAACAACCCAATTTTCAATATGATGCCACTACCCGCGGGCAGATGAAGAATTCATTGACCCTTGCTGCCAACGAGGTCCGAACTTACCTGAACGAAGGCAGGCCTTATGTGATCCGGATCCGAATGCCTGAAAACAAAACTATCCGGATTCATGATCTCATTCGTGGTGAAGTGGAGTTTGATACCAGTCAGGTTGACGATAAAGTATTGCTGAAAGCCGATGGCATGCCTACTTATCACCTGGCTGTGGTAGTAGATGATTATCTGATGCAGATCAGCCACGTGTTTCGTGGTGAAGAATGGCTACCCAGCACACCCGTGCATGTTTTGCTATGGGAATACCTGTTCGGCAAAGAACACATGCCCGAATGGGCACACCTGCCGCTGATTCTTCGACCCGATGGGCACGGCAAGCTCAGCAAACGCGATGGCGACCGGCTGGGCTTTCCGGTATATGCCATGGACTGGACTGACCCGTTTACCCACGAAACCACCCGGGGCTTTCGTGAAATGGGCTTTTTGCCGGAAGCCTTTGTGAATATGCTGGCTCTGCTGGGATGGAATGATGGCAGCGGTCAGGAAATCTTTACGCTGGATGAACTCATTGACCGCTTTTCCATCGAACGGATTCACAAAGCCGGCGCCCGGTTTGATTTTGAAAAAGCCAAATGGTTCAACCACGAATGGATCAAACGCCTGCCGGTAAAGCATTATCTGGAAGAGATAAAAACATTTTTCAAACAACAACATATCCCCTTGCCTGATGATGAAAAGCTGATCCGTGCGCTGGATCTCATCAAGGAACGATGCACGTTGCTTGGTGATTTTACTGAGCAGGGGAAATTTTTCTTCGTTGCCCCGGAAACGTATGACCTGAGTGCTATTCAGAAAAAATGGTCGTCCGGCATGCAAGCCGCTTTTGAGGAATGGGAAAAAGCACTGGCACAGGTGGAGCCATGGGTAGCCGAAAATATTGAACATGCTCTTATTTCTGCAGCCGAAAGCCGGGGATTGAAAAAGAACGACATGCTGCTGCCACTGCGGATTATGCTTGTGGGTGGAAAATTCGGCCCTCCCGTTTTCCAGATCGCTGAGCTGCTGGGTAAAGCCGAAACCCGTCAGCGCATCCGCAAGGCACTGGAAGCACTGTCCCGGCACGGATAA
- a CDS encoding DUF4907 domain-containing protein: MGEKESFFRSTKKYRIFTFSGALALVVLFIISMHTLIRHSYSPVSSNGQDSLSVEVIAMRVDSGWGYQIWINHRPFIYQNQIPAIPGHHVFHSRTDAMRVGTRVASKILQHESPTITIAELQQLGIAEANP, encoded by the coding sequence ATGGGGGAAAAGGAATCCTTTTTCCGTTCAACCAAAAAATATCGCATATTCACTTTCTCAGGAGCGCTGGCATTGGTTGTGCTGTTCATCATATCCATGCATACCCTGATACGCCATTCGTATTCTCCTGTGTCATCCAATGGGCAGGATTCTCTTTCCGTAGAGGTTATTGCCATGCGTGTGGATTCGGGATGGGGCTATCAGATATGGATCAATCATCGCCCGTTTATTTATCAGAATCAAATACCTGCTATTCCTGGACATCATGTGTTTCATAGCCGGACTGATGCCATGCGCGTAGGTACGCGTGTGGCCAGCAAAATCCTGCAGCATGAGTCTCCCACCATTACCATCGCAGAACTTCAGCAACTGGGTATAGCCGAGGCTAATCCGTGA
- a CDS encoding DUF4270 family protein, which produces MKSSHGFVFRWICTLALATSGMWYLSSCKNDSSALGGTFFPSHTNVLQIDTLTPLVETVFLDSIPTSGTGVSLVGTYSDTLSGTINAYSYFAIGAPAVKSITSKVVFDSLCLVLKPNRYYLGDTTSAFHLNVYALTRQLDLGTNSAFYNTTVFPFQSTPLASWTGRIYPNRNDSVLIRLPDQMGINWLNAIINNPSTISTDNAFINNYLPGLVIKGWNNQFIVGFAAKDSSTYIRMYYHNQTDAKTPLYNDFQITQTGLQFNHVDVDKSQTPFAGINSQHKLISSALTHHYAILQPLAGTAVRISFPGMDNLKQIGTYSRILSAKLIVKPLRGTYAPGNPLPPLVTLTEVTDYYTIQDSLFNSSGNYQHGDLVQDFAFGNSYYTYDITPYLVNQLSITNFNLRTRLMLIIPRPAFNTTFQRLIVNDQQTRQDPMQVSIQMLIYTIR; this is translated from the coding sequence ATGAAGTCATCACACGGTTTCGTCTTTCGCTGGATATGCACGCTTGCCCTCGCCACCAGTGGCATGTGGTACCTGAGTTCCTGCAAGAATGATAGTTCGGCGCTGGGAGGTACATTTTTCCCTTCGCATACCAATGTGCTGCAGATTGACACCCTCACTCCTCTGGTGGAAACAGTTTTTCTGGATTCCATTCCTACCTCAGGTACGGGTGTTTCACTGGTGGGCACATATAGCGATACACTTTCAGGTACTATTAATGCCTATAGCTATTTTGCCATTGGTGCGCCTGCTGTAAAAAGCATTACCAGCAAAGTGGTATTTGATTCCCTTTGCCTGGTGCTGAAACCGAACCGTTATTATTTGGGTGATACAACTTCGGCTTTTCACCTGAATGTGTATGCATTGACACGTCAACTTGATTTGGGGACTAATTCTGCTTTTTATAATACTACAGTTTTTCCTTTTCAGAGTACGCCTTTGGCCAGTTGGACAGGAAGGATTTATCCGAATCGCAATGACTCAGTGTTGATTCGTTTGCCTGATCAGATGGGCATCAACTGGCTGAATGCCATCATCAACAATCCATCTACCATTTCTACAGACAATGCATTTATCAACAATTACCTACCTGGGCTGGTAATCAAAGGATGGAACAATCAGTTTATTGTGGGTTTTGCAGCCAAAGATTCATCTACTTATATCCGTATGTATTATCACAATCAAACCGATGCAAAAACACCGCTGTATAATGATTTTCAGATTACACAAACAGGTTTGCAATTTAATCATGTGGATGTGGATAAAAGCCAGACACCTTTTGCGGGCATTAACAGCCAGCATAAACTCATCAGTTCGGCTCTCACACATCACTATGCTATCCTGCAGCCATTGGCTGGAACGGCCGTCAGGATTAGTTTTCCCGGAATGGATAATTTAAAACAAATTGGTACCTATTCACGCATATTAAGTGCAAAATTGATCGTCAAACCGTTGCGTGGGACTTATGCACCGGGGAATCCGCTGCCACCGCTGGTAACGCTTACTGAGGTTACCGATTACTACACCATTCAGGATAGCCTGTTTAATTCCAGTGGAAACTATCAACATGGTGATCTTGTGCAGGACTTTGCCTTTGGAAATTCTTATTATACGTATGATATTACTCCTTATCTGGTGAATCAACTTAGCATTACCAATTTTAATCTGCGTACCAGGCTCATGTTGATAATTCCGCGTCCTGCATTCAACACCACGTTTCAACGATTGATTGTGAATGATCAGCAAACCAGGCAGGATCCTATGCAGGTGAGTATCCAAATGCTTATCTATACTATCCGATAA
- a CDS encoding enoyl-CoA hydratase/isomerase family protein, with the protein MAYQTLQTEVRKGIFMITINRPEKMNALNSTVMEELDLAVEEALTRDDIGGAIITGSGDRAFVAGADIAGFQRLSAEEARTLSIKGQALFASIEQAPKPFLAAVNGFALGGGCELAMACHLRLASTQARFGQPEINLGLIPGYGGTQRLPRLIGLTRALYLMLTGDMITAEQAKSYGLILDVVQPEELLPKSLELMQKIISGPRHAVRHILHCTYLSMTADQAGYEAEAQAFSDCFATADAREGIQAFLEKRKPRFQGK; encoded by the coding sequence ATGGCTTATCAAACCCTGCAGACTGAAGTTCGGAAAGGTATTTTCATGATCACCATCAACCGTCCCGAAAAAATGAATGCGTTGAATAGCACTGTCATGGAAGAGCTGGATCTGGCTGTGGAAGAGGCATTAACCCGTGACGATATCGGTGGGGCTATTATCACAGGCAGTGGCGACAGGGCTTTTGTGGCCGGTGCTGATATTGCCGGTTTTCAGCGGTTGAGTGCAGAAGAAGCGCGTACCCTGTCTATCAAAGGACAGGCTTTGTTTGCCAGCATCGAACAGGCTCCCAAACCCTTTCTGGCTGCAGTCAATGGTTTTGCATTGGGTGGAGGATGTGAGCTGGCCATGGCCTGCCATTTGCGCTTGGCCAGCACCCAAGCCCGCTTTGGTCAGCCCGAAATCAATTTGGGCCTGATCCCCGGTTATGGTGGTACACAACGTCTGCCACGCCTGATTGGACTTACACGAGCCCTGTACCTGATGCTCACAGGCGATATGATTACTGCCGAACAAGCCAAATCCTACGGCCTGATCCTAGATGTGGTACAACCGGAAGAGCTTTTACCGAAAAGCCTGGAGCTTATGCAAAAAATTATTTCAGGGCCGCGCCATGCCGTCCGCCATATTTTACATTGCACTTATCTTTCGATGACCGCTGATCAGGCAGGCTACGAAGCAGAAGCACAGGCCTTCAGCGATTGTTTTGCTACGGCCGATGCGCGGGAAGGTATTCAGGCCTTTCTGGAAAAACGCAAGCCACGTTTCCAGGGAAAATAA
- a CDS encoding LytR/AlgR family response regulator transcription factor, translating into MLLKCMIVDDEYPARVLLNDYANKLPLLQVVASCKTALEAMSVLREQSVDLIFLDIQMPELTGLEFLQSLAHPPLVILTTAYADYALKGYELNVVDYLLKPFSFERFVQAVNKAAERFQLSQAAPAIYPSTSAQPEQKSFIVIKADHKLHRIYYDDILFIEGLREYVAFHTPTGKIITLESLKKLEEMLPTDTFIRVHKSYIVNKKKVKSLYGNQLDIAGQWIPIGKLYRDEVVKHLFS; encoded by the coding sequence ATGTTGCTGAAATGCATGATTGTGGATGATGAATATCCGGCAAGAGTGCTGCTGAATGATTATGCAAATAAGTTGCCCCTGCTGCAGGTGGTGGCTTCTTGCAAAACAGCACTTGAAGCCATGTCCGTATTGCGAGAACAATCCGTGGATTTGATTTTTCTGGATATCCAGATGCCTGAACTTACGGGACTGGAATTTTTGCAAAGCCTGGCTCACCCTCCGCTGGTTATTCTTACCACTGCCTATGCCGATTATGCCTTGAAAGGATATGAACTGAATGTGGTGGATTATCTTTTAAAGCCTTTTTCATTTGAAAGATTCGTACAAGCTGTCAATAAAGCTGCTGAACGCTTTCAACTTAGCCAGGCTGCACCGGCCATATATCCGTCAACATCTGCACAACCCGAGCAAAAATCTTTCATTGTCATTAAAGCCGATCATAAACTGCATCGCATTTATTATGATGATATCTTGTTTATCGAAGGCCTGCGGGAATATGTAGCTTTTCATACTCCGACAGGAAAAATCATTACACTGGAATCATTGAAAAAACTGGAAGAGATGTTACCCACCGATACATTTATCCGCGTACATAAGTCTTATATTGTAAACAAAAAAAAGGTAAAATCCCTGTACGGCAACCAGCTGGATATTGCAGGGCAATGGATTCCCATTGGCAAACTTTACCGCGATGAAGTAGTAAAACATCTTTTCAGCTGA
- a CDS encoding Kelch repeat-containing protein translates to MKSTLLYGYFVLAGAMLVAGCHSGSSSVTIGNWIRRSDFNGVARSGAVCFVIGDTAYVGTGFDGTNRLSDFWKFDPTVNGGYGGWVQIADFPGSPRNGAVGFGVNGKGYVATGYDGNNYLNDCWMYDPATNSWTQKASMPTNGRFGAVAFALNGKGYITTGYDGNYLKDFWEYDPVADQWMLKDNSLGGTKRMYAMSFVINDTAYVVGGVNNGALVADFWAYDPSQDIWIRKRDITTTTSATYTSIQRQQGAAFVINDTAYIATGMAGSNTNTTWQYDPKVDLWTQRTNIEFQPRVGAVGFSVKNRGFIALGTPSQGSLIEYDDLREFQPNVPDNTTDD, encoded by the coding sequence ATGAAGTCAACCTTATTGTACGGATATTTCGTTTTAGCGGGAGCCATGCTGGTCGCAGGCTGTCATAGCGGTTCTTCAAGTGTAACCATAGGTAACTGGATCCGGCGTTCTGATTTCAACGGGGTAGCCCGTAGCGGGGCCGTTTGCTTTGTGATCGGCGATACCGCCTATGTAGGAACCGGATTTGATGGCACCAATCGCCTGTCTGATTTCTGGAAATTTGATCCTACCGTAAATGGTGGTTATGGCGGATGGGTACAGATTGCCGATTTTCCCGGATCTCCCCGAAATGGCGCCGTGGGCTTCGGGGTCAATGGCAAAGGTTATGTAGCTACAGGCTATGATGGAAACAATTATCTGAACGATTGCTGGATGTATGATCCGGCAACCAACAGCTGGACCCAAAAGGCCAGCATGCCCACCAACGGCCGTTTCGGAGCTGTGGCTTTTGCACTCAACGGTAAGGGATATATCACCACCGGCTATGATGGAAATTACTTGAAAGATTTCTGGGAATATGATCCCGTTGCTGATCAATGGATGCTGAAAGACAATAGCCTGGGCGGCACCAAACGGATGTATGCCATGAGTTTTGTGATCAATGATACCGCTTATGTGGTGGGTGGCGTAAACAACGGAGCCCTGGTGGCCGACTTCTGGGCATACGATCCTTCTCAGGATATCTGGATCCGCAAAAGAGATATTACAACTACCACCTCAGCCACCTATACATCCATCCAACGGCAGCAGGGTGCCGCTTTCGTCATCAACGATACAGCCTATATTGCCACAGGCATGGCTGGTTCCAACACCAATACCACCTGGCAATACGATCCTAAGGTTGATCTCTGGACACAGCGTACCAATATCGAATTTCAACCTCGCGTGGGAGCTGTAGGTTTCAGCGTTAAAAACCGGGGCTTCATTGCATTGGGCACACCCTCGCAGGGGAGCCTGATTGAATATGATGACCTGCGCGAGTTTCAGCCCAATGTACCTGATAATACAACAGACGACTGA
- a CDS encoding asparaginase, protein MTKLMIIYTGGTVGMIYDEKNRSLRPISFGEIRDHLPELYRLGYHFFVHPFKPPIDSSNMHPDRWVELVEIIEQHYHYYDGFVILHGSDTMAFTASALSFMLENLGKPVVLTGSQLPIGQIRTDAKENIITALEIAATRINGHAAVPEVCIYFDFQLFRGNRTKKYNAEKFEAFYSMNYPPLAEAGITIKYHQPFILPPPTEPIRFHKKLDPHVSVLKIFPGITPETVDAILNTPHSRAIILETFGSGNAPTAAWFIRSLERAIKKGKIILNITQCDGGSVELGRYETSEKLLEIGVVSGYDMTFEAAITKTMFLLGQDLSTEEIICLLQKPLRGELTLPESTNSKAVHNYWTNSPLS, encoded by the coding sequence ATGACCAAACTAATGATCATATATACAGGCGGTACGGTGGGCATGATCTACGATGAAAAAAACAGATCGCTACGGCCCATCAGCTTTGGAGAAATCCGGGATCATTTGCCAGAATTATACAGACTGGGATATCATTTTTTTGTACATCCGTTCAAACCACCGATTGACTCCTCAAATATGCATCCCGACCGATGGGTGGAACTGGTGGAAATTATCGAGCAACATTATCACTATTACGATGGATTTGTGATTTTGCACGGTTCGGATACCATGGCCTTTACTGCATCGGCATTGAGTTTTATGCTGGAAAACCTGGGCAAGCCCGTAGTGCTTACAGGCTCGCAACTGCCCATCGGCCAGATCCGTACGGATGCAAAGGAAAATATCATCACAGCACTTGAAATTGCAGCCACCCGCATCAATGGCCATGCGGCTGTTCCAGAAGTATGCATTTATTTTGATTTTCAGCTGTTCCGTGGCAATCGTACCAAAAAATACAATGCTGAAAAGTTTGAGGCTTTTTATTCCATGAACTATCCCCCCCTGGCCGAGGCCGGCATTACCATTAAATACCATCAGCCATTCATTCTGCCACCTCCCACCGAGCCCATCCGCTTTCACAAAAAACTGGATCCACACGTAAGCGTATTGAAGATATTTCCCGGCATTACCCCTGAAACCGTCGATGCTATATTGAACACGCCGCATTCACGGGCAATCATTCTGGAAACTTTTGGCAGTGGCAATGCACCCACGGCGGCCTGGTTTATCCGAAGCCTGGAAAGAGCTATCAAAAAGGGTAAAATTATCCTGAATATTACCCAATGCGATGGAGGCTCCGTAGAGCTTGGCCGTTATGAAACCAGCGAAAAACTGCTGGAAATCGGCGTAGTCAGCGGTTATGATATGACGTTTGAGGCTGCCATCACCAAAACCATGTTTTTGCTGGGGCAGGATCTTAGCACAGAAGAAATCATTTGCCTGCTGCAAAAGCCCTTACGCGGTGAACTTACTTTACCAGAAAGTACCAACAGCAAGGCTGTGCATAATTATTGGACAAACAGTCCCTTATCCTGA
- a CDS encoding glutamine--tRNA ligase/YqeY domain fusion protein: MSMEEVKASNFIEEIVEEDLRTGRCQSVLTRFPPEPNGYLHIGHAKSIVLNFGIAQKYGGETNLRFDDTNPETEETEYVEAIREDIRWLGFQWARERYASDYFEQLYEFAVKLIRKGLAYVDDSSSEEIARMKGTPTEPGIESPYRNRSVEENLRLFQEMREGKYRDGEKVLRAKIDMSSPNMHMRDPIMYRIKHAHHHRTGDSWCIYPMYDFAHGQSDSIEHITHSICTLEFVDHRPLYNWFIEKLEIFPSRQYEFARLNLTYTVMSKRKLLQLVQKGYVNGWDDPRMPTIRGLRRRGYTPESIRDFCERIGVQKRENIIDVSLLEFCIREHLNKIAQRVMVVLDPVKLVLTNYPEDHVEWLPTENNPEDPTAGIREVPFSRELWIEREDFMENPPKKYFRLAPGMSVRLKSAYIITCTGFEKNDQGEITTIYAEYLPQSRSGHDESAMKVKGTIHWVSVPHAIPVEVRLYDRLFAVENPDEQPGEFMDYINPHSLQIIPRALAEPSLAKARPEDRFQFLRKGYFCVDPDSTTDHLVFNRTVTLKDTWAKEMKKQS, from the coding sequence ATGTCTATGGAAGAAGTGAAGGCCAGCAACTTTATCGAAGAAATTGTTGAAGAAGATCTCCGCACCGGGCGCTGCCAGTCAGTACTTACACGCTTTCCGCCGGAGCCGAATGGATATCTGCACATCGGCCACGCCAAATCCATTGTCCTTAATTTCGGCATTGCACAGAAATACGGCGGAGAAACCAACCTGCGCTTCGATGATACAAACCCCGAAACCGAAGAAACCGAATATGTGGAGGCTATCAGAGAAGATATCCGCTGGCTAGGCTTCCAGTGGGCAAGAGAGCGATATGCCTCTGATTATTTTGAACAGCTGTATGAGTTTGCAGTAAAGTTAATCCGCAAAGGACTGGCTTATGTGGATGATTCCAGTTCCGAAGAAATAGCCCGCATGAAAGGCACACCCACAGAACCGGGCATAGAAAGTCCCTATCGCAATCGGTCTGTGGAAGAGAATCTCCGCCTGTTTCAGGAAATGCGGGAGGGCAAATATCGTGACGGTGAAAAAGTATTGCGGGCTAAAATTGACATGTCAAGCCCCAATATGCACATGCGCGATCCCATCATGTACCGGATCAAGCACGCGCACCATCATCGCACGGGCGATAGCTGGTGCATTTACCCCATGTATGATTTTGCACACGGCCAGAGCGATAGCATTGAACATATTACACATTCCATCTGTACGTTGGAATTTGTGGATCACCGGCCTTTATACAACTGGTTCATCGAAAAGTTGGAAATCTTTCCTTCCCGGCAATATGAATTTGCCCGGCTGAACCTTACCTATACCGTGATGAGCAAGCGCAAGCTGCTGCAGCTAGTTCAGAAAGGTTATGTAAACGGCTGGGATGATCCACGCATGCCCACTATCCGCGGCCTCCGCCGTAGGGGATATACGCCCGAAAGCATCCGGGATTTTTGTGAACGCATAGGCGTGCAAAAACGTGAAAACATTATTGACGTAAGCCTGCTGGAATTCTGTATCCGCGAGCATCTCAACAAAATAGCACAGCGGGTTATGGTAGTGCTGGATCCTGTGAAGCTGGTGCTCACCAATTATCCTGAAGATCACGTGGAATGGTTGCCTACGGAAAATAATCCGGAAGACCCCACAGCCGGCATCCGGGAAGTGCCCTTCAGCCGTGAATTATGGATTGAACGAGAAGATTTCATGGAAAATCCGCCCAAAAAATATTTCCGGCTAGCTCCCGGTATGTCAGTAAGGTTGAAGAGCGCGTATATTATTACCTGTACGGGCTTTGAGAAAAATGATCAGGGAGAAATCACCACCATTTATGCGGAATATCTGCCGCAATCGCGCAGCGGTCACGATGAATCAGCCATGAAGGTAAAAGGTACCATTCATTGGGTGAGTGTGCCTCATGCCATTCCTGTAGAAGTGCGGCTATACGATCGTTTGTTTGCGGTGGAAAATCCGGATGAACAGCCCGGCGAGTTTATGGACTATATCAATCCCCATTCTCTGCAAATCATTCCCAGGGCACTGGCAGAACCTTCGCTGGCCAAAGCCCGGCCGGAAGATCGTTTTCAATTTTTGCGAAAAGGATATTTCTGTGTGGATCCCGATTCTACAACCGATCACCTGGTATTTAACCGCACCGTAACACTTAAGGACACCTGGGCCAAGGAAATGAAAAAACAATCCTGA
- a CDS encoding DUF72 domain-containing protein: MPRIYIGTSGFAYPSWVGSFYPAGTPRDEWLAYYARYFPAVEINASFYHTPRISTIRKWAAQTPDSFSFCFKLSRYITHILRLQCDQVSLDVFFTPLEPVRSKKAPAVILIQLPSSLKPDLIVLQNFLEKLPAGFRYAIEFRHPSCFQPETYTLLRTHNMALVLADSPTSAKGTRKWPLVNEDTASFFYIRMHGSKVLFASSYSDEELAYYARLIGQKWEAGQDVYVFFNNDAAGHAVENARTLQRLLHTSGIADL; the protein is encoded by the coding sequence ATGCCCCGCATATACATCGGTACATCGGGATTTGCCTATCCTTCCTGGGTAGGTTCATTTTATCCGGCAGGTACTCCCCGGGATGAATGGCTGGCTTATTATGCCCGTTATTTCCCAGCCGTTGAAATCAATGCCAGCTTTTATCATACTCCCCGCATCAGCACCATCCGGAAATGGGCTGCGCAAACGCCCGATAGCTTCAGCTTTTGTTTCAAACTTTCGCGCTATATCACCCATATCCTACGCCTGCAATGCGATCAGGTATCTTTGGATGTATTTTTTACCCCATTGGAGCCTGTCCGTTCAAAAAAAGCTCCGGCAGTGATATTGATACAACTTCCTTCCAGCTTAAAACCGGATTTAATCGTGTTGCAGAATTTCCTGGAAAAACTGCCCGCAGGTTTCCGCTATGCGATTGAATTTCGTCATCCTTCATGTTTTCAACCTGAAACCTATACCCTGCTGCGGACACACAATATGGCCCTGGTGCTGGCCGACAGCCCGACATCAGCCAAAGGCACGCGCAAATGGCCGTTGGTAAATGAAGACACGGCCTCCTTTTTCTATATCCGAATGCATGGATCAAAAGTATTGTTCGCTTCCTCCTATTCCGATGAAGAGCTGGCCTATTATGCACGCCTGATCGGACAAAAATGGGAAGCTGGTCAGGATGTATATGTGTTTTTCAACAATGATGCTGCCGGACATGCGGTGGAAAACGCCCGTACGCTTCAACGGTTGCTGCACACATCAGGCATTGCCGATTTGTGA
- a CDS encoding sensor histidine kinase, with protein MATHKWWIPNRQTRAVLLHILVWLAYGTVLMNWLTFGYFYPAAIPLVLRTLIIQAGIFYLNIGLLLPRLMERNRFVAYILLVIVLVVGASLLYELTNDWPLIRNAFIALRPPHRPRFPHGHRPIWGPWFVNNLFSSLAILFISTIYWAIAQARKRLQWEFSMKNENLQTELKFLKSQINPHFLFNALNNIYSLSYTHSEKTPEMIMKLSNMLRYMLYENNERKVSLQEEITYIRHYIDFQLLKIEGQPHLEIDMDQVDGSLMIEPMLFIPFIENSFKHSNIEDIRHGWIKLQLRTEGKKVYFHISNSIPARTYTKDVVGGIGLQNIRKRLELLYPNKHQLNITSHDQVYEVDLQIDTQ; from the coding sequence ATGGCAACACACAAATGGTGGATTCCGAACCGGCAAACAAGAGCCGTGCTGCTACATATATTGGTGTGGCTGGCCTACGGTACCGTGCTGATGAACTGGTTAACCTTCGGGTATTTTTATCCGGCAGCTATTCCACTGGTGCTTCGTACATTAATTATTCAGGCAGGTATTTTTTACCTTAATATCGGCCTGTTGCTTCCTCGGCTGATGGAACGCAACCGGTTTGTGGCTTATATTTTATTAGTCATAGTGCTGGTAGTAGGAGCCAGTTTGCTTTATGAACTTACCAACGATTGGCCCCTGATCCGCAATGCATTCATAGCTTTGCGTCCTCCCCATCGGCCCCGTTTCCCGCATGGGCACCGCCCCATTTGGGGACCTTGGTTTGTAAATAACCTATTTTCTTCTCTGGCTATTCTGTTTATCAGTACTATCTACTGGGCAATTGCTCAGGCCAGAAAACGCCTGCAATGGGAGTTCTCCATGAAAAATGAAAATCTGCAAACTGAACTGAAATTCCTCAAATCACAAATCAACCCGCATTTTTTGTTTAATGCACTGAATAACATTTATTCTCTCTCCTATACCCATTCCGAAAAAACACCGGAGATGATCATGAAGCTTTCCAATATGCTCCGGTATATGTTGTATGAAAACAATGAACGCAAGGTAAGCCTGCAGGAAGAAATTACCTATATCCGCCATTATATTGATTTTCAACTGCTGAAAATTGAGGGACAACCGCATCTAGAGATTGACATGGATCAGGTTGACGGAAGCCTTATGATTGAACCCATGCTTTTTATTCCATTTATTGAAAACAGTTTTAAGCACAGCAATATTGAAGATATCAGACATGGTTGGATTAAATTACAATTGAGAACAGAAGGCAAAAAAGTGTATTTTCATATCAGCAACAGTATTCCCGCCAGGACCTACACCAAAGATGTGGTAGGCGGCATTGGCCTGCAGAATATCCGCAAACGCCTTGAACTATTGTATCCTAATAAACATCAGCTTAATATTACATCACATGATCAGGTGTATGAAGTAGATTTGCAAATAGATACCCAATAA